From one Leifsonia soli genomic stretch:
- a CDS encoding Lrp/AsnC family transcriptional regulator produces MDAIDREILAALQEDGRLSLTDLAARVGLTLSPCHRRVRELENAGVIEQYRAVVSPAAVGLDFEAIVFVTIDRTDPETVGAFEEGVLAIPNIVQAERLFGDPDYMLRVLTADLTGYQQLFDGPLGALPGVRKLSSTLVMKQVTGRRALPT; encoded by the coding sequence ATGGATGCGATCGACAGGGAGATTCTCGCTGCACTGCAGGAAGACGGCCGGCTCAGCCTCACCGACCTCGCCGCGCGCGTCGGGTTGACGCTGTCGCCGTGCCACCGTCGCGTGCGCGAGCTGGAGAACGCCGGCGTGATCGAGCAGTACCGCGCCGTGGTCTCTCCCGCGGCGGTCGGGCTCGACTTCGAGGCGATCGTGTTCGTCACCATCGACCGGACCGACCCGGAGACCGTCGGGGCGTTCGAGGAGGGGGTGCTCGCCATCCCGAACATCGTGCAGGCCGAGCGGCTGTTCGGCGACCCGGACTACATGCTCCGCGTGCTGACCGCCGACCTCACGGGATACCAGCAGCTGTTCGATGGGCCGCTGGGGGCGCTGCCCGGCGTCCGCAAGCTGTCGTCGACCCTGGTCATGAAGCAGGTGACCGGCCGGAGGGCGCTGCCGACCTGA
- a CDS encoding LysE family translocator, whose translation MDPALVFGFWGVAALLVCTPGADWAYAVTAGLGGRTLLPSIGGILFGYLVVVVAVAVGLGALVAANPVLLDVLTVGGALYLLWLGISGLARSAAPIAAQTGADGTGGASSVASFLRGAGVSGFNPKGLLVLVALVPQFTSAHGGWAPAAQMLMLGGLFVATCAVVYLTVAVLARRLLAARPRGTVVMARVSAIAMTLIGVALLAERVAQAF comes from the coding sequence ATGGATCCGGCACTGGTCTTCGGCTTCTGGGGCGTCGCGGCCCTCCTCGTCTGCACGCCGGGCGCCGACTGGGCGTACGCGGTCACCGCCGGGCTCGGCGGCCGGACGCTGCTGCCCTCGATCGGCGGAATCCTGTTCGGGTACCTCGTGGTGGTCGTCGCGGTCGCGGTCGGACTGGGCGCGCTCGTCGCCGCCAATCCCGTGCTTCTCGACGTGCTCACCGTCGGCGGCGCCCTCTACCTGCTGTGGCTCGGGATCAGCGGGCTGGCGAGGTCGGCCGCACCGATCGCCGCGCAGACGGGTGCGGACGGTACCGGCGGCGCGTCGTCCGTCGCGTCCTTCCTGCGCGGAGCCGGCGTCAGCGGGTTCAACCCGAAGGGGCTGCTCGTGCTGGTCGCGCTCGTGCCGCAGTTCACCTCGGCGCACGGAGGCTGGGCCCCCGCGGCGCAGATGCTGATGCTCGGCGGGCTGTTCGTCGCGACCTGCGCGGTCGTCTACCTCACCGTCGCGGTTCTCGCCCGGCGGCTGCTGGCTGCACGCCCGCGCGGCACGGTCGTCATGGCACGCGTCTCGGCGATCGCCATGACCCTGATCGGCGTCGCGCTGCTCGCCGAGCGGGTGGCGCAGGCGTTCTGA
- a CDS encoding DUF4307 domain-containing protein, which yields MTATPTPPVPTPSASAPSAATPRVPTLDTRYGRTPQRKRRDRWLLIGGAVALVAIVTGWVFWAGWDNNQANLETTDTAYTIPDDHHVDISFTINAPPGTPVTCALQALNEDFAIVGWRIVEYPGSETRVTSHTESIRTIMTPNTGLINTCWLT from the coding sequence ATGACGGCGACCCCGACTCCCCCGGTTCCCACGCCATCGGCCTCCGCGCCCTCGGCTGCGACGCCGCGCGTCCCCACGCTCGACACCCGCTACGGCCGCACCCCCCAGCGGAAGCGGCGCGACCGCTGGCTGCTCATCGGCGGAGCGGTCGCCCTCGTCGCGATCGTCACCGGGTGGGTCTTCTGGGCCGGCTGGGACAACAACCAGGCGAACCTCGAGACGACCGACACCGCCTACACGATCCCCGACGACCATCACGTCGACATCTCGTTCACGATCAATGCGCCGCCGGGCACGCCCGTGACCTGTGCCCTCCAGGCGCTCAACGAGGACTTCGCGATCGTCGGCTGGCGCATCGTCGAGTACCCCGGTTCGGAGACGCGCGTGACCTCCCACACCGAGTCGATCCGAACGATCATGACGCCCAACACGGGTTTGATCAACACCTGCTGGCTGACCTAG
- the greA gene encoding transcription elongation factor GreA, with protein MSQESQVTFLTQDAYDRLAAELEELSVNGRNEIAKRIEAAREEGDLKENGGYHAAKDEQGKIEARIVQLTNLLRNATVGAAPESHGVVEPGTVVTATIAGDESVFLIGNREMAAGTDLPVYSEQSPLGAAILGLNVGDTTEYTAPNGRQIAVEVTKVETYTGQ; from the coding sequence ATGTCTCAGGAGTCTCAGGTCACGTTTCTGACCCAGGACGCGTACGACCGTCTCGCGGCCGAGCTCGAGGAGCTCAGCGTCAACGGCCGCAACGAGATCGCGAAGCGCATCGAGGCGGCCCGCGAGGAGGGCGACCTCAAGGAGAACGGCGGCTACCACGCGGCCAAGGACGAGCAGGGCAAGATCGAGGCCCGCATCGTCCAGCTGACCAACCTCCTGCGCAACGCGACGGTGGGCGCGGCGCCGGAGAGCCACGGCGTCGTCGAGCCCGGCACCGTCGTCACCGCGACGATCGCGGGCGACGAGAGCGTGTTCCTCATCGGCAACCGCGAGATGGCGGCCGGGACCGACCTCCCCGTCTACAGCGAGCAGAGCCCGCTCGGCGCGGCCATCCTCGGCCTGAACGTCGGCGACACGACCGAGTACACCGCCCCGAACGGCCGTCAGATCGCCGTCGAGGTCACCAAGGTCGAGACCTACACCGGCCAGTAA
- the ilvA gene encoding threonine ammonia-lyase, which yields MAIATDHTRTPFAGPSLDEFEAARAIVAHVAQPTPMETSRFLSDVFGAPVILKCENLQRTGSYKIRGAYNRLSKLSAEERARGVVAASAGNHAQGVAFAARELGIHATIFMPVGVAIPKFQATRAYGADVVLSGSVVDETLEAAADFAAETGAVLIPPFDHPDVIAGQGTLGLEILDEVPDVATVIVPIGGGGLISGVASAIKQRAALSGRTVRIIGVQAANAAAYPPSLAAGAPTEISLTGTIADGIAVRRPGALNFEIVREAVDEIVTVSEDDMARAMVLLLERAKLVVEPAGAAGVAAILAGSVTADGKTVAILSGGNIDPLLMQRVISQGLAASDRYLKLTIMLPDRPGQLARIAEILAGVNANVVEVLHTRHGRGMQLSQVELDVSVETRGTDHRRQVIDALRAAGYDPVVDDE from the coding sequence GTGGCAATCGCGACCGATCACACGCGCACCCCGTTCGCAGGCCCCAGCCTGGACGAGTTCGAGGCTGCGCGCGCCATCGTCGCCCACGTCGCCCAGCCGACGCCGATGGAGACCTCGCGCTTCCTGAGCGACGTCTTCGGCGCCCCCGTGATCCTCAAGTGCGAGAACCTGCAGCGCACCGGCTCCTACAAGATCCGCGGAGCATACAACCGGTTGTCGAAGCTGAGCGCGGAGGAGCGCGCACGCGGCGTCGTCGCCGCCTCCGCGGGCAACCACGCGCAGGGCGTCGCCTTCGCCGCCCGCGAGCTCGGCATTCACGCGACGATCTTCATGCCCGTCGGCGTCGCCATCCCCAAGTTCCAGGCCACGCGCGCCTACGGGGCGGATGTGGTGCTCAGCGGCAGCGTCGTCGACGAGACCCTCGAGGCCGCTGCCGACTTCGCGGCCGAGACCGGCGCCGTGCTCATCCCGCCGTTCGACCACCCGGACGTGATCGCCGGCCAGGGCACGCTGGGCCTCGAGATCCTCGACGAGGTGCCCGACGTCGCGACCGTGATCGTCCCGATCGGCGGGGGCGGCCTCATCTCGGGCGTCGCCAGCGCGATCAAGCAGCGCGCGGCGCTCTCCGGGCGAACGGTGCGGATCATCGGCGTGCAGGCGGCGAACGCGGCCGCCTACCCTCCGTCGCTCGCGGCGGGGGCGCCGACGGAGATCTCGCTCACCGGCACGATCGCCGACGGCATCGCCGTGCGCCGCCCCGGCGCGCTCAACTTCGAGATCGTCCGCGAGGCGGTGGATGAGATCGTCACCGTCTCCGAGGACGACATGGCCCGCGCGATGGTCCTGCTCCTGGAGCGCGCCAAGCTCGTGGTGGAGCCGGCCGGCGCCGCGGGTGTCGCCGCGATCCTCGCCGGATCGGTGACAGCCGATGGAAAGACCGTGGCCATCCTCTCGGGCGGCAACATCGACCCCCTGCTCATGCAGCGCGTCATCAGCCAGGGTCTCGCCGCCTCCGACCGGTACCTCAAGCTGACCATCATGCTTCCGGACCGCCCGGGCCAGCTGGCGCGCATCGCCGAGATCCTCGCCGGTGTCAACGCCAACGTGGTCGAGGTGCTGCACACCCGGCACGGGCGCGGGATGCAGCTCAGCCAGGTGGAGCTCGACGTCAGCGTCGAGACGCGCGGCACCGACCACCGCCGCCAGGTCATCGACGCGCTCCGCGCCGCGGGCTACGACCCCGTCGTCGACGACGAATAA
- a CDS encoding AI-2E family transporter — translation MSDTDRPVPSPTTAPGAGQEANRAPARAWFQRRRQELGEPIEDADETVPRGMRIAGAWSWRLLVIGAVLAVVIFLIIQLKLIVIPVLIAVLLSGLLVPFKDFLVRHRWPKWLAIVVVLITLVIVVGGLLYLAIWQVTRQSGELQKQSVASFNDLQAWLTSGPLGLSPDQISNAFASIGKSIQQDGQVFLSGALSVGSTLGHVFAGALLTLFSTIFILIDGKSIWGWIVRVFPKRSRAAIDGAGKAGWVTLRNFAKVQVLVASIDALGIGLGAFFLGLPLVIPISVLVFLGSFIPVVGAVVTGALAIFIALVFKGWVFALIMLGVVLLVQQIEGHILQPLIMGSAVKVHPLAVVLAVAAGSLLAGIPGALFAVPFVAVLNVMVHYVASGVWRNAAPSDYTPPERAIWETVPRPVRRPPARP, via the coding sequence ATGTCCGACACCGACCGCCCCGTCCCGTCGCCCACGACTGCGCCCGGAGCCGGCCAGGAGGCCAACCGCGCCCCCGCCCGCGCCTGGTTCCAGCGCCGCCGGCAAGAGCTCGGCGAGCCGATCGAGGACGCCGACGAGACCGTCCCGCGCGGGATGCGCATCGCCGGGGCCTGGTCGTGGCGGCTGCTGGTGATCGGCGCGGTCCTCGCCGTCGTCATCTTCCTGATCATCCAGCTCAAGCTCATCGTCATCCCGGTGCTCATCGCTGTGCTGCTCTCGGGTCTGCTCGTGCCGTTCAAGGACTTCCTCGTGCGGCACCGCTGGCCGAAATGGCTGGCGATCGTCGTCGTGCTGATCACCCTCGTCATCGTGGTCGGCGGCCTGCTCTATCTGGCCATCTGGCAGGTGACGCGGCAGAGCGGCGAGCTGCAGAAGCAGTCGGTCGCCTCGTTCAACGACCTGCAGGCGTGGCTGACCAGCGGACCGCTCGGGCTCAGCCCCGACCAGATCAGCAACGCGTTCGCGTCGATCGGGAAGTCGATCCAGCAGGACGGCCAGGTCTTCCTCTCCGGCGCGCTGTCGGTCGGCTCGACCCTCGGGCATGTCTTCGCCGGCGCTCTGCTGACCCTGTTCAGCACGATCTTCATCCTCATCGACGGCAAGAGCATCTGGGGCTGGATCGTCCGCGTCTTCCCCAAGCGGTCGCGTGCGGCGATCGACGGGGCGGGCAAGGCCGGCTGGGTCACGCTCCGGAACTTCGCCAAGGTGCAGGTGCTCGTCGCCTCGATCGACGCGCTCGGCATCGGCCTCGGCGCGTTCTTCCTCGGGCTGCCGCTGGTGATCCCGATCTCGGTCCTGGTGTTCCTCGGATCGTTCATCCCGGTGGTCGGCGCGGTCGTCACCGGGGCGCTCGCGATCTTCATCGCGCTCGTCTTCAAGGGCTGGGTGTTCGCGCTGATCATGCTCGGCGTCGTCCTGCTGGTGCAGCAGATCGAGGGACACATCCTCCAGCCGCTCATCATGGGCAGCGCCGTGAAGGTGCACCCGCTCGCCGTGGTGCTCGCCGTGGCGGCGGGATCGCTGCTGGCCGGCATCCCGGGCGCGCTGTTCGCCGTGCCGTTCGTGGCGGTCCTCAACGTGATGGTGCACTACGTGGCGAGCGGCGTCTGGCGGAACGCTGCACCGTCCGACTACACGCCGCCAGAACGCGCGATCTGGGAGACGGTGCCGCGGCCGGTGCGGCGCCCGCCCGCGCGGCCGTAG
- a CDS encoding ABC transporter ATP-binding protein: MTALETPLLSSRTGSTVELRDLVRDFGGGVGLSGFDLEAAPGELIALLGPSGCGKTTALRSLAGLERVDSGSILIDGRDVTDEPTSRRDLGMVFQSYSLFPHLTAGQNVEFGLRMRKVAPADRRRRAAEALELVGLDHHAGRYAHQLSGGQQQRVALARALVTEPRVLLLDEPLSALDAKVRVQLRDEIRRIQTELGITTFFVTHDQEEALAVADRVAVMRSGRIEQIGSPEELYHRPATAFVAEFVGLTNRVDGVVAGGRLTVLGHEVPLASDAAEGPVTAYLRPEDVVLTAGGIPGVVLTTSFLGALRRTRVRLEDGTELSLQHGARERPEPGERVAVGLTGSPVTVAPRDAGNGAVPAR; encoded by the coding sequence ATGACCGCCCTCGAGACCCCGCTCCTCTCCTCCCGCACCGGCTCCACCGTCGAGCTGCGCGACCTCGTCCGCGACTTCGGCGGCGGCGTCGGGCTGTCCGGCTTCGACCTGGAGGCGGCGCCGGGGGAGCTGATCGCGCTCCTCGGCCCGAGCGGCTGCGGCAAGACGACCGCGCTCCGCTCCCTGGCCGGGCTGGAGCGGGTGGACAGCGGCAGCATCCTCATCGACGGCCGCGACGTCACCGACGAGCCGACCAGCCGCCGCGACCTCGGGATGGTGTTCCAGTCGTACTCGCTCTTCCCGCACCTCACCGCCGGGCAGAACGTGGAGTTCGGTCTGCGGATGCGCAAGGTCGCCCCGGCGGACCGCCGCCGCCGCGCGGCGGAAGCCCTCGAACTGGTGGGCCTCGACCACCACGCCGGCCGGTACGCGCACCAGCTCTCCGGCGGTCAGCAGCAGCGCGTCGCCCTTGCCCGCGCCCTGGTCACCGAGCCGCGCGTCCTGCTGCTCGACGAACCGCTGTCGGCGCTCGACGCGAAGGTCAGGGTGCAGCTGCGGGACGAGATCCGCCGCATCCAGACCGAGCTCGGCATCACGACGTTCTTCGTTACCCACGATCAGGAGGAGGCGCTCGCCGTCGCCGACCGGGTCGCGGTGATGCGCTCGGGCCGGATCGAGCAGATCGGCAGCCCCGAGGAGCTCTACCACCGCCCGGCGACGGCGTTCGTCGCGGAGTTCGTCGGCCTGACGAACCGGGTGGACGGAGTCGTCGCGGGTGGGCGGCTCACGGTCCTCGGGCACGAGGTGCCGCTGGCCTCCGACGCGGCGGAGGGTCCCGTGACCGCCTACCTGCGGCCGGAGGACGTCGTCCTCACCGCCGGAGGCATCCCCGGCGTCGTGCTGACGACGAGCTTCCTCGGAGCCCTCCGGCGCACGCGCGTCCGGCTGGAGGACGGCACCGAGCTGTCGCTGCAGCACGGCGCCCGCGAGCGGCCCGAACCGGGCGAGCGGGTGGCCGTCGGACTGACCGGATCGCCGGTCACCGTCGCGCCGCGCGACGCGGGAAATGGGGCAGTCCCGGCGCGCTGA
- a CDS encoding ABC transporter permease subunit: protein MAAVSRAVEARPARRRAHELRLGPGPVVRAVIWTLLGLFFLIPLFSMVEFTLRTAKPGVYNLDRWVAVFSGETTRYDRVYQGLGNSLVLAVVTVAIVLLVLLPTIVLVELRFPKLRRLLEAICLLPIMIPAIVMVVGLAPTYAVVTQIFGSGAWTLAFAYGITVLPYAYRAIQSNVAAVDMITLSEAARSLGAGWWTVFWRVLVPNLRRGILAASALSVAVVLGEFTIASLLSRVNLQTSLLLVSQSDPFVAVIFALLALVFAFILLVVVDRLVSVRRRRTAKG from the coding sequence GTGGCAGCGGTGAGCCGCGCCGTCGAGGCCCGCCCGGCCCGGCGCCGCGCGCACGAGCTCCGGCTCGGCCCCGGTCCCGTCGTCCGCGCGGTGATCTGGACGCTTCTCGGGCTGTTCTTCCTCATCCCGCTGTTCTCCATGGTCGAGTTCACCCTGCGCACCGCGAAGCCCGGCGTCTACAACCTCGACCGGTGGGTGGCCGTCTTCTCGGGGGAGACGACCCGGTACGACCGCGTCTACCAGGGGCTCGGCAACTCGCTCGTGCTCGCGGTCGTGACGGTCGCGATCGTCCTCCTCGTGCTGCTGCCGACGATCGTGCTCGTCGAGCTGCGCTTCCCGAAGCTGCGGCGGCTGCTGGAGGCGATCTGCCTGCTGCCGATCATGATCCCCGCGATCGTGATGGTCGTCGGACTCGCTCCGACCTACGCGGTGGTGACCCAGATCTTCGGGTCCGGTGCCTGGACCCTCGCCTTCGCGTACGGCATCACGGTCCTGCCGTACGCCTACCGGGCGATCCAGAGCAACGTCGCCGCCGTCGACATGATCACCCTCAGCGAGGCCGCCCGTTCGCTCGGCGCCGGCTGGTGGACGGTGTTCTGGCGCGTCCTCGTTCCGAACCTGCGCCGCGGCATCCTCGCCGCCTCCGCTCTCTCCGTCGCCGTCGTGCTGGGCGAGTTCACGATCGCCTCGCTGCTCTCCCGCGTCAACCTGCAGACCTCCCTGCTGCTGGTGTCGCAGTCCGACCCCTTCGTCGCGGTCATCTTCGCGCTCCTCGCGCTGGTGTTCGCGTTCATCCTCCTCGTCGTCGTCGACCGCCTCGTGAGCGTCCGGCGCCGTCGCACCGCGAAAGGCTGA
- a CDS encoding ABC transporter permease, whose protein sequence is MGERGRLMTETVTGAAAPAVGRAAAGISETEIRRRPSSARAAAERPGRRRRGGAAAVLGLTPFAFYVIVFLAVPTVVAVGSGFLDDAGRFTWANLTGLAEPAIAGSFFGAFWLSAVTAVVGAIAGAALCFALLRSRSGGVTRSLVDSASSVLAQFGGVMLAFAFIATIGAQGLVTVLLRNVAHINIYEHGVWLYTVPGLILPYLYFQIPLMVITFMPALEGLRPQWLEATATLGGSRWTYWTRVGGPILLPSFLGSLLLLFANAFSSYATAAALVGQANNIVSLQIRQALISETVLGRANLAGAMALGMLLVMVVVMLGYSALVRRTARWQR, encoded by the coding sequence GTGGGCGAACGCGGTCGGCTGATGACCGAGACCGTCACAGGCGCCGCGGCGCCTGCGGTCGGACGCGCCGCCGCCGGAATCTCCGAGACGGAGATCCGGCGGCGGCCGTCGTCGGCCCGGGCCGCGGCCGAGCGGCCGGGACGACGCCGCAGGGGCGGCGCGGCCGCCGTGCTGGGGCTGACCCCGTTCGCGTTCTACGTCATCGTGTTCCTCGCCGTCCCGACCGTCGTCGCGGTGGGCAGCGGATTCCTCGACGACGCCGGCCGCTTCACCTGGGCGAACCTGACCGGGCTCGCCGAGCCGGCCATCGCCGGCTCCTTCTTCGGCGCGTTCTGGCTCTCCGCCGTGACCGCCGTCGTCGGCGCGATCGCGGGGGCGGCCCTCTGCTTCGCCCTCCTCCGTTCGCGGTCCGGCGGCGTGACCCGCTCCCTGGTGGATTCGGCCAGCAGCGTCCTCGCCCAGTTCGGCGGCGTCATGCTCGCCTTCGCGTTCATCGCCACGATCGGCGCGCAGGGGCTGGTGACCGTGCTGCTGCGGAACGTCGCGCACATCAACATCTACGAGCACGGCGTGTGGCTGTACACGGTGCCCGGCCTCATCCTCCCGTACCTCTACTTCCAGATCCCGCTGATGGTCATCACCTTCATGCCGGCCCTGGAGGGACTCCGCCCGCAGTGGCTGGAGGCGACCGCGACCCTCGGTGGGAGCCGCTGGACGTACTGGACGCGCGTGGGCGGCCCCATCCTCCTCCCGTCGTTCCTCGGCAGTCTGCTGCTGCTCTTCGCCAACGCGTTCTCGTCGTACGCGACGGCCGCCGCCCTCGTCGGGCAGGCCAACAACATCGTCTCGCTGCAGATCCGGCAGGCGCTGATCAGCGAGACCGTGCTCGGCCGGGCGAACCTGGCCGGCGCGATGGCGCTCGGGATGCTCCTGGTGATGGTCGTCGTCATGCTCGGCTACTCCGCGCTGGTGCGACGGACGGCCAGGTGGCAGCGGTGA
- a CDS encoding ABC transporter substrate-binding protein, protein MINKRARVAGFAAAAAVVALSLSACSGGASASTADTAKISTATDVASAGGMDALVAAAKKEGSLNIIATPGDWANYQEIFDGFTKKYGITINPSQDSASSQEEIDAAKKLKGQDTAPDTFDIGSSVALANTEYFAPYKPTGWDDIPDSQKEKTGLWKVGYYGVMAVGYDANKIKTPPKSFDDLLKPEFAGAVALNGNPTQAAAAAGAVAYATLQNGGTLDDLTPGIDWFTKLKKAGNWNAADGKPNTIASGETPVLLDWSFNQKGYATSDTIKGGGVNWKYVVLPGTAYVGYYNQAVNKDAPHPAAARLWEEYLYSDAAQNAWLKGGAYPARVDAMEKAGTLDKAEFPGKLEKVAVMNDKQATDAGTLLNAKWANAVG, encoded by the coding sequence GTGATCAACAAGCGCGCACGTGTCGCCGGCTTCGCCGCCGCGGCCGCCGTCGTCGCACTCTCGCTCTCCGCCTGCTCCGGTGGCGCGAGCGCCAGCACCGCAGACACCGCGAAGATCAGCACCGCCACCGACGTCGCGTCCGCCGGCGGGATGGACGCGCTGGTCGCGGCCGCGAAGAAGGAGGGCAGCCTCAACATCATCGCGACCCCGGGCGACTGGGCGAACTACCAGGAGATCTTCGACGGCTTCACCAAGAAGTACGGCATCACGATCAACCCGAGCCAGGACAGCGCCTCCAGCCAGGAGGAGATCGACGCTGCCAAGAAGCTCAAGGGGCAGGACACCGCTCCGGACACCTTCGACATCGGCTCCTCGGTCGCGCTCGCGAACACCGAGTACTTCGCGCCGTACAAGCCGACCGGCTGGGACGACATCCCCGACAGCCAGAAGGAGAAGACCGGCCTCTGGAAGGTCGGCTACTACGGCGTCATGGCGGTCGGCTACGACGCCAACAAGATCAAGACGCCGCCGAAGTCGTTCGACGACCTGCTGAAGCCGGAGTTCGCGGGCGCCGTCGCGCTCAACGGCAACCCGACCCAGGCGGCCGCCGCGGCCGGAGCGGTCGCCTACGCCACCCTGCAGAACGGCGGGACGCTCGACGACCTCACCCCGGGCATCGACTGGTTCACCAAGCTGAAGAAGGCCGGCAACTGGAACGCCGCCGACGGCAAGCCGAACACCATCGCCTCGGGCGAGACCCCGGTGCTGCTCGACTGGTCGTTCAACCAGAAGGGCTACGCCACCTCCGACACGATCAAGGGCGGCGGCGTGAACTGGAAGTACGTCGTGCTCCCGGGCACCGCGTACGTCGGCTACTACAACCAGGCCGTGAACAAGGACGCCCCGCACCCCGCGGCCGCGCGCCTCTGGGAGGAGTACCTCTACAGCGACGCCGCCCAGAACGCATGGCTGAAGGGCGGCGCCTACCCGGCGCGCGTCGACGCGATGGAGAAGGCCGGGACGCTCGACAAGGCCGAGTTCCCGGGCAAGCTGGAGAAGGTGGCTGTCATGAACGACAAGCAGGCCACCGACGCCGGCACCCTCCTGAACGCCAAGTGGGCGAACGCGGTCGGCTGA
- a CDS encoding DNA glycosylase AlkZ-like family protein, with the protein MVEQVSPALARRIALAAQGFGRPHPETVGTRQLNGLMDRLRLLQIDSVNVFERSHYLPAFARLGAYDRTLLDRLTFDARGPYTEYWPHEAAFLRTEDWPLFAWRMRAYRARYGGPGSWFEVNESTVEWLRGELAANGPLVAGEIEHDANHRTGPWWGWSEVKRALERMFLFGEVAIAGRTRFQRRYGLAADVLPASALEQTVSDEDAIRELLRRAAVAYGIGTARDFADYYRIKGPRVATALQELEDAGELVPVQVPGWESAGRPLRAWMHRDARKPRRVEAAALLSPFDPVVWYRDRAMRMFGFHYRIEIYTPAPKRVYGYYSLPILLDDALVGRIDLKSDRQAGVLRVQSAWTEPGAPPATIDRLLPLLETTAAWQGLERVEVAEGARGDLAPLLADALRPGVRFGA; encoded by the coding sequence GTGGTCGAACAGGTCTCCCCCGCACTCGCACGTCGCATCGCCCTGGCCGCGCAGGGCTTCGGCCGGCCGCATCCCGAGACCGTGGGGACGCGCCAGCTCAACGGCCTGATGGACCGCCTGCGGCTGTTGCAGATCGACTCGGTCAACGTGTTCGAGCGCAGCCACTACCTTCCCGCGTTCGCGCGGCTCGGCGCCTACGACCGCACCCTGCTCGACCGGCTGACCTTCGACGCCCGCGGCCCGTACACCGAGTACTGGCCGCACGAGGCCGCCTTCCTGCGCACGGAGGACTGGCCGCTGTTCGCCTGGCGGATGCGCGCCTATCGCGCCCGGTACGGCGGACCGGGGAGCTGGTTCGAGGTCAACGAGAGCACCGTGGAGTGGCTGCGCGGCGAGCTCGCCGCGAACGGTCCGCTGGTCGCTGGCGAGATCGAGCACGACGCGAATCACCGCACCGGCCCGTGGTGGGGCTGGTCGGAGGTGAAGCGCGCCCTGGAGCGGATGTTCCTGTTCGGCGAGGTGGCCATCGCCGGGCGCACCCGGTTCCAGCGGCGGTACGGACTCGCCGCCGACGTGCTGCCCGCGAGCGCGCTGGAGCAGACCGTGAGCGACGAGGACGCGATCCGCGAGCTCCTGCGCCGGGCGGCGGTCGCCTACGGGATCGGCACGGCGCGCGACTTCGCCGACTACTACCGCATCAAGGGCCCGCGCGTCGCGACCGCCCTGCAGGAGCTGGAGGACGCGGGTGAGCTCGTGCCCGTCCAGGTGCCGGGGTGGGAGAGCGCCGGGCGGCCGCTGCGCGCGTGGATGCACCGCGACGCGCGCAAGCCCCGCCGGGTCGAGGCGGCCGCGCTGCTGTCGCCGTTCGACCCGGTGGTCTGGTACCGCGACCGGGCCATGAGGATGTTCGGCTTCCACTACCGCATCGAGATCTACACGCCGGCGCCGAAGCGCGTGTACGGCTACTACTCGCTGCCGATCCTGCTCGACGACGCCCTGGTCGGGCGCATCGACCTCAAGAGCGACCGGCAGGCGGGCGTTCTGCGCGTGCAGTCGGCCTGGACGGAGCCGGGTGCTCCCCCCGCGACGATCGACCGGCTCCTCCCGCTGCTGGAGACGACGGCCGCGTGGCAGGGGCTGGAGCGGGTCGAGGTGGCCGAGGGCGCGCGCGGCGACCTCGCGCCGCTGCTCGCGGACGCGCTGCGGCCCGGGGTAAGGTTCGGGGCATGA
- a CDS encoding ABC transporter permease, translated as MNPTRTLATAGRVLTQIRHDPRTVVLLLVVPALLIGLVAWIFTDTPVFQTIGPAILALFPFIVMFLVTSITTLRERRTGTLERLLSMPLGRSDFILGYTLAFGVLAVVQALIASGYALWVCGLDVAGDPWLLVAVAVTDAVLGSTLGLFASAFARTEFQVVQFMPLLVFPQILLGGIFLPRDQLPAGLQELSDWLPLSHAVDALNAVATDSHDAAYVGGQLLIIGAFAVAAVVFGALTLQRRTT; from the coding sequence GTGAACCCCACGCGCACGCTCGCGACCGCGGGTCGCGTGCTCACCCAGATCCGCCACGACCCGCGCACCGTGGTGCTCCTCCTGGTGGTGCCCGCGCTCCTCATCGGCCTCGTCGCGTGGATCTTCACGGACACACCGGTGTTCCAGACGATCGGCCCGGCCATCCTTGCGCTGTTCCCGTTCATCGTGATGTTCCTGGTGACCTCCATCACCACCCTGCGGGAACGGAGGACGGGCACCCTGGAACGCCTGCTGTCGATGCCGCTCGGGCGCAGCGACTTCATCCTCGGCTATACGCTCGCCTTCGGCGTTCTCGCGGTGGTGCAGGCTCTGATCGCTTCGGGGTACGCGCTCTGGGTGTGCGGGCTCGACGTCGCCGGCGACCCGTGGCTGCTCGTCGCCGTCGCGGTGACGGACGCCGTGCTCGGCAGCACGCTCGGGCTCTTCGCGAGCGCGTTCGCGCGCACCGAGTTCCAGGTCGTGCAGTTCATGCCGCTGCTCGTGTTCCCGCAGATCCTGCTCGGCGGGATCTTCCTCCCGCGCGACCAGCTCCCCGCCGGGCTGCAGGAGCTGAGCGACTGGCTGCCCCTGTCGCACGCGGTGGATGCGCTCAACGCCGTGGCCACCGACTCCCACGACGCCGCCTACGTGGGAGGCCAGCTCCTCATCATCGGGGCGTTCGCGGTCGCCGCCGTCGTCTTCGGCGCCCTCACCCTGCAGCGCCGCACCACATAA